TTCGATTCATAACACTTCAGTCGAACGTTACACGCTACACAGCGCTGAACGATTCTTCTTCTAATGACTCTTcattgctattagcaattttTTCAATAATGAGATTTCCCTTCAGGCAAAGCGTCGTAAAATGGAATAGGGACTACTGTGAGTCAACAGTGACGACATTAGAATTTTCACAAGATAAAACCGTTTTAACCCTTTTAGTACGGTTCGTTGACCAAATCCATTTTTCAGGAAGCAGGACATAAGCTGTAGGTTTGTATTTTCCTTAAAAAAGCataccaatacattttttgcgttgttttcaatatttatcgGAAAACCTCCATTTCCTTTCGTGATTCTCTATGTGAACAAGAATCCACTTAAAATTGCAAAAGCGATTTATACTTTATACTTTATAAATCGAAAGTAGAATAACTGAACAAAGCGAAAGTTTTGCCGAGTTAAACTCCCTGCCGAAGCAACATGTATGTTTCGATTAGCCACAGCTATCCCATTAGCTCTGTGTGAACCGGAGTTTCACATTTGTCAAGAAATCCCAACTGTTTCCAACCGATCGACGCTATGGGAAGAGGGAAGTAGGCTCTTGCCCTACATATACACCCAccatccatttatttttacgtATTTTCTTTTGTGCCAGGGTGTCTAACCTCAGGAACAATCACTTTCTTTCTTTTGTACAGTTCTGGCtaacaactaaaattaatgagAAATGCCTAAGAAACCAAAATTGGTTGCAAATTGACATTATAGGAGTATATTGAATCctcttaatgtatattattaaatatttacacaTTGTACTGAAACTTCTGAACAAAAATATGTCTTTGTTCACGGAACATCTTTTATCTTGGACCAAACAGATAAAACGGCATTTTCATTAGCgacaaactttaaaatttgTGATATTAGCCAAAAATCAACGAGTATCAAaactgtatatttttttccggCATTGAATTTGTTCAGTGTTTGTGGTGATCGTATCAATTTTCGTTCTCAGGAAAAGTAACTTACCATCGTATTAAGAGTCCGTCAAAATTTTCGGAACGGCATACCTTATAGGCTATTATGATTAGGTTATTTTTATGAGCAACTGCTCATTTTGTCAGCTGTTATCGGAAGTGCTCTGTGCGATGAAATTTCACATTTGTTAGTTGTGTTGTGGGAAGAAGCTATTAGGCTGATTAGGAATACATACTTAAGTATatcggcaaaaaaaaaacaacgatGCTCGATGTATCGATATTTGCTTACAACGCCAGCTGACAAATTCTTTAGGCCTGTGAATCATAGCTTAGGTGAAAAgtgcacaaaaatatatatcgaCACTCTGAGACAATGGCAGCCACCCTGAAGCCCTACCTTACCGCTGTGCGCCACTCACTGACGGCGGCTATCTGTCTGCAGGACTTCTCATCGCAGGTAGTTGAGCGGCACAACAAGCCGGAGGTTGAGATCTGTTCCAGCAAGGAGCTGGTCCTCACGCCAATTGTGGTTTCGCGCAACGAACGGGAGAAGGTCTTGATTGAGCCGTCAATTAACTCGGTGCGCGTTAGCATCGCTGTGAAGCAGGCGGACGAGATCGAACGCATTCTATGCCACAAGTTCACCAGGTTCATGATGCGCCGGGCTGAGTCCTTCGTAATTTTGCGCCGCAAGCCCATTGAAGGCTACGACATTAGCTTTCTTATCACAAACTTCCACACGGAGCAAATGTACAAGCACAAGCTAGTGGATTTCGTCATCAGCTTTATGGAGGAAATTGACAAAGAGATCAGCGAGATGAAACTGGCCGTCAACGCCAGGGCTCGCACTTGCGCCGAAGAGTTTCTCAAACGCTTCTAGGAGACAAGCTTATAAATTCTTTGCAGGTGAACGCAACCCAGTCTCAACATCGACCTTGTTGAGATTATAATACTAATATAAAAAACATCAAAACGATTCAAGAATAAAAACgtcttttatattatttactcCACTGATGAAAACGATTCATCTTTACCGCACCACCACATCACCACTGCGTTCTCATAGACAACATCTAACTGCTGGTTCGCCTCGGAAGGAGCCTCCTTAACAGATTCCGAGGTGTTTAAAGTTACTTTGCCCTTAACACTTTGATCTATGAAGTGAAACTGTCCAGAGCTGGTGGCCAGAACCGGCAGAACCGGGTTAAGGCCCACTCCATTGCAACAGTCAGAGTGCAGCTGCAATATGGAGGCATCACCGAATGCGCGAAGATCCCAAACATTTAGCGCTCCCCGAGTGTCTCCGCTGGTCAGCCAACGGCAGTCGGATGTGAAGTCGAAGTGAATACGCTGATTGGTGTCCACTTTGCGCTGGAACTCCACCAGCGGTTTCTTGTAGTTGCGCATGTCCCACTGCAAAAGCTTGCCACATTTGCGAGCTCCGCTGAACAGATACCACTCCCCGGAAACGCTCCCACCATAAAGCAGTTGTGTAATGCCGCCTTTGTGCCCACCCAGCGTGAAGAGAGGTCCCTGCTTGTGGCTGCAGCGGAGGTCAAAGTGTTGGATGTAGCCGTGCCAGTTGCCGCAAGTCAGAGTGTTGGAGTGCGTGATGGTCTGGGCAATGCAGGAAATTGCAGACTTCACGGGGTAATTGTCGCACATTCGTCCGGGCCTGTTGATTGGTTGAAGCTGAATAGGGAACCGTAGAGCACCATATAACTTACCTGTTGGTGTCGAAGATTTTTACACATCGCTTGTATCCCGCGTAGATCTTCTGTCCGTCGTGGGAGAAGGCCAAGGAAATGGCCGCCATGACTTCGTCCACAGCATCATATCCGCTGTAGCTGCAACGCAGCGATCCGTCGAAAGCGTCCCACATGTGAATGGGCTCATGCTGCCGAGTGGCCAGCCAACTGAAAGAGATGAATCTTGGGAATGAACGGAAAAGACGCGAGCTGTATACTCACAAACAGGTATCCGGCTGCTGGCTATTCATGTGCGGAAACCAGACGCAGTCGTAAACGGCTCCGCCCTCGGGAATGTGCACCGCTGACTGAAGCTTAGTCAAAGAGCGCGCGTTCTGCACCGTCCGCGTGGAGTAAAGTTCGGTTGGCACCTCCATAACGTGCATGCCGTCTAGGTGGACGGGTACCAAAAGACAGGTGCCGTCTGGGGACCAGAAGCAGCCCTTGGTGTAGTGCTGGGCATCCGCCGACGAGGTCCAGCAGCGCCGCCCCAGCTCGACAAGTCTTCTGTGGAAGTACTCGAGGGAAGCCGGTTCCGCAGGTTGTTGTGACCCAGTTACAACTTGGTTTTCGTACGGAGTAAGCTCCAAAGTGTCCTCTAGATTGATTACCCCCACGGTGTTCTCCTGTTCGTCTTGAACTTTTCGCGAGACCTCAGCTTTCAGGCTTGACTCCATAGGACATGCATCCAAACGAGTACCGCTATTTTGTGGATGTTTGAAAGGCGGCTTCAATATCTCTGTCTCTGAGAGAGACACACCGAGTTTGGGCAACAAAAGTTCCCCTGTGGACTTAATCATTGTGCTGCTGAAGCTCACGTTATAATTCAGCAAGGCCGCTGTTACGTCGCCTATGATTGCGTTCAAGTTGACAGCTAAATAAGTtactatatttatatttttgtattaatgttttaaaataccaCTTACAATCGTCCATCTCGCCCGTTTCTGCCGCTTAAACATAGTAGGGCAGCGCATGGGAAGGCCAAATATACAATTAGTTATGGTGTTAAAGCCTGTTTAAACTAGGGTGGAGTTATAGGCCGCGTTCAGCAGACCAACGCGATTACTGCTCAGAGCTGAAAAATCATTGTGTTTGTACATCGAAGATTTTTTATGGTGCAATTttgaaacatttattttactgcattccattttaataaaatatatatattaaaagtaaatcaatttataaaagatttttacaaaaataaactaCTTTGGTATCCAATATTTCTCATtttacttattaaaaatattaatacttttaaactttttactGATCTTTTGATCAAAACAAACGTCGagttataaatatacataaaagaaaataagCGAAACGAAAACATTCAAAATGATATCCAATCATTCttgttaataaatttaattacaatgtTTGGGTTTTATAGACATTGTGGCCGTGCCAGACCAAACGAGAAATACCAATTTGGTCTCAAAAATATACTATAAAATACTAATTcatattttacaaaatacCACTATAAATCCCATAACAAATAAATCGCCTGGAAATTCAAATTATAATAtgtaaagcctagtactcagatcggctaagagtttcactagtcgaaaaatcttattctatgtagtgtgaccgaagttttcaaagttcacccgcaatgcatgtgcatggtcttactgtcaagcggctgggcttgttgccaaacggaaaacaaatcaattgaagaaatttaaaaaggaggagtctgctggtacacaaagtaagtaaaataaaaataaatggaatgttcgacgaatgtttttatttatgtaaaactgtagtttaaggcttccttaacgtcccacgaatgcttcgccatTTTTCCCGCGCCAGCGCagttca
This sequence is a window from Drosophila subpulchrella strain 33 F10 #4 breed RU33 unplaced genomic scaffold, RU_Dsub_v1.1 Primary Assembly Seq71, whole genome shotgun sequence. Protein-coding genes within it:
- the LOC119562598 gene encoding telomerase Cajal body protein 1 homolog isoform X1, whose amino-acid sequence is MDDLTYLAVNLNAIIGDVTAALLNYNVSFSSTMIKSTGELLLPKLGVSLSETEILKPPFKHPQNSGTRLDACPMESSLKAEVSRKVQDEQENTVGVINLEDTLELTPYENQVVTGSQQPAEPASLEYFHRRLVELGRRCWTSSADAQHYTKGCFWSPDGTCLLVPVHLDGMHVMEVPTELYSTRTVQNARSLTKLQSAVHIPEGGAVYDCVWFPHMNSQQPDTCFWLATRQHEPIHMWDAFDGSLRCSYSGYDAVDEVMAAISLAFSHDGQKIYAGYKRCVKIFDTNRPGRMCDNYPVKSAISCIAQTITHSNTLTCGNWHGYIQHFDLRCSHKQGPLFTLGGHKGGITQLLYGGSVSGEWYLFSGARKCGKLLQWDMRNYKKPLVEFQRKVDTNQRIHFDFTSDCRWLTSGDTRGALNVWDLRAFGDASILQLHSDCCNGVGLNPVLPVLATSSGQFHFIDQSVKGKVTLNTSESVKEAPSEANQQLDVVYENAVVMWWCGKDESFSSVE
- the LOC119562598 gene encoding telomerase Cajal body protein 1 homolog isoform X3 yields the protein MDDCDVTAALLNYNVSFSSTMIKSTGELLLPKLGVSLSETEILKPPFKHPQNSGTRLDACPMESSLKAEVSRKVQDEQENTVGVINLEDTLELTPYENQVVTGSQQPAEPASLEYFHRRLVELGRRCWTSSADAQHYTKGCFWSPDGTCLLVPVHLDGMHVMEVPTELYSTRTVQNARSLTKLQSAVHIPEGGAVYDCVWFPHMNSQQPDTCFWLATRQHEPIHMWDAFDGSLRCSYSGYDAVDEVMAAISLAFSHDGQKIYAGYKRCVKIFDTNRPGRMCDNYPVKSAISCIAQTITHSNTLTCGNWHGYIQHFDLRCSHKQGPLFTLGGHKGGITQLLYGGSVSGEWYLFSGARKCGKLLQWDMRNYKKPLVEFQRKVDTNQRIHFDFTSDCRWLTSGDTRGALNVWDLRAFGDASILQLHSDCCNGVGLNPVLPVLATSSGQFHFIDQSVKGKVTLNTSESVKEAPSEANQQLDVVYENAVVMWWCGKDESFSSVE
- the LOC119562598 gene encoding telomerase Cajal body protein 1 homolog isoform X2, with protein sequence MDDSVNLNAIIGDVTAALLNYNVSFSSTMIKSTGELLLPKLGVSLSETEILKPPFKHPQNSGTRLDACPMESSLKAEVSRKVQDEQENTVGVINLEDTLELTPYENQVVTGSQQPAEPASLEYFHRRLVELGRRCWTSSADAQHYTKGCFWSPDGTCLLVPVHLDGMHVMEVPTELYSTRTVQNARSLTKLQSAVHIPEGGAVYDCVWFPHMNSQQPDTCFWLATRQHEPIHMWDAFDGSLRCSYSGYDAVDEVMAAISLAFSHDGQKIYAGYKRCVKIFDTNRPGRMCDNYPVKSAISCIAQTITHSNTLTCGNWHGYIQHFDLRCSHKQGPLFTLGGHKGGITQLLYGGSVSGEWYLFSGARKCGKLLQWDMRNYKKPLVEFQRKVDTNQRIHFDFTSDCRWLTSGDTRGALNVWDLRAFGDASILQLHSDCCNGVGLNPVLPVLATSSGQFHFIDQSVKGKVTLNTSESVKEAPSEANQQLDVVYENAVVMWWCGKDESFSSVE
- the LOC119562599 gene encoding actin-related protein 2/3 complex subunit 4 translates to MAATLKPYLTAVRHSLTAAICLQDFSSQVVERHNKPEVEICSSKELVLTPIVVSRNEREKVLIEPSINSVRVSIAVKQADEIERILCHKFTRFMMRRAESFVILRRKPIEGYDISFLITNFHTEQMYKHKLVDFVISFMEEIDKEISEMKLAVNARARTCAEEFLKRF